The following are encoded together in the bacterium genome:
- a CDS encoding methylglyoxal synthase — protein MKKKIALVAHDGRKQDLLEWVKFNVGTLREHELYATGTTGNVIAEETGLDVHRFRSGPLGGDMQLGAAIAENELDVLVFFWDPMTPHPHDVDVKALLRVSVLYNVPTACNRSTADFLISSPLLKEDYVRTSRYVDL, from the coding sequence TTGAAAAAGAAAATCGCGCTCGTCGCGCACGACGGCCGCAAGCAGGACCTCTTGGAGTGGGTTAAGTTCAACGTCGGGACGCTTCGCGAGCACGAGCTCTACGCCACCGGGACCACCGGCAACGTCATCGCCGAAGAGACGGGCCTCGACGTCCACCGCTTCCGCTCCGGCCCGCTGGGCGGCGACATGCAGCTCGGCGCCGCCATCGCCGAGAACGAGCTCGACGTCCTCGTCTTCTTCTGGGACCCGATGACGCCCCACCCCCACGACGTAGACGTAAAGGCGCTCCTGCGCGTCTCGGTGCTCTACAACGTACCGACCGCCTGCAACCGCTCCACCGCCGACTTCTTGATATCGTCGCCGCTGCTGAAAGAGGATTACGTGCGAACGAGCAGGTACGTAGATTTATGA